The genomic stretch CGGCCGAGCCCGCCGGCGTCGACTTCGTGATCTTGCCGATCTCGGAGGTCGGGGAGTACTGCCCCTTGGTCAGGCCGTAGATCCGGTTGTTGAACAGCAGGATCTTGAGGTTGACGTTGCGGCGCAGCGCGTGGATCAGGTGGTTGCCGCCGATCGAGAGCGCGTCACCGTCGCCGGTCACGACCCACACCGACAGGTCGGGGCGCGACACCGACAGTCCCGTGGCGATGGCCGGCGCCCGGCCGTGGATCGAGTGCATCCCGTACGTGTTCATGTAGTACGGGAAACGCGAGGAGCACCCGATGCCCGAGACGAACACGATGTTCTCGCGCGGGATGCCGAGCTCGGGCATGAATCCCTGCACGGCGGCCAGGATCGCGTAGTCACCACAACCGGGGCACCAGCGGACCTCTTGATCGCTCTTGAAGTCCTTCGCCGTCAGCTTCACCGGCGTAATGGGGATGGTCGGGCTAGCCATTCTTGACCACGTCCTCGAGCATGTTCTCCAGCGTCGCGGCGGTGAACGGCAGGCCGCTGATCTGGTTGAAGGGAACCGCGTCGATCAGGTACTTCGCGCGGATCACGTGGGCCAGCTGGCCCAGGTTCATCTCCGGAACGACGACCTTGTCGTACGCCGCCAGCACCTCGCCGAGGTTGGCCGGCAGCGGCGCCAGGTGCCGCAGGTGGGCCTGCGCGATCGGCAGGCCGCGCTGCCGCAGGGCCCGGCACGCCGCGCCGATCGGCCCGTACGTGGAACCCCAGCCGAGCACGAGCACGCGCGCGTTCTCGTCGGCGTCCTCGACCTCGACGTCGGGCACCTCGATGGCCTCGATGCGGGCGGCCCGGGTGCGCACCATGTGCTCGTGGTTGGCCGGGTCGTACGAGATGTCGCCGGTCTTGTCGGCTTTCTCCAGCCCGCCGATGCGGTGCTCGAGGCCGGGCGTGCCGGGGATCGCCCACGGCCGTGCCATGGTCTCGGGGTCACGCAGGTAGGGCAGGAAGCGCCCGTCCTCGCCGTTGGCCTCGGTGGTGAACTCGACCGAGATGTCGGGCAGCTCGTCGGAGGACGGCAGCAGCCAGGGCTCGGAGCCGTTGGCCACGTAGTTGTCCGAGAGCAGGATGACCGGAGTGCGGTATTTCAGGGCTATCCGGGCCGCCTCGATGGCCGCGTGGAAGCAGTCCGACGGCGACTTCGGAGCGATCACCGCGAGCGGCGCCTCGCCGTGCCGGCCGTGCAGGGCCATGTTGAGGTCGGCCTGCTCGGTCTTGGTCGGCATGCCCGTCGACGGGCCGGCCCGCTGCACGTCGACGATGACCAGCGGCAGCTCCAGCGCGATGGCCAGCGAGATCGTCTCGCCCTTGAGCGCCACACCGGGACCCGACGTCGTGGTGACACCCAGAGCGCCCCCGTACGAGGCCCCGAGCGCGGCGCCGATGGCAGCGATCTCGTCCTCGGCCTGCATCGTGGTGATGCCGAACTTCTTGTGCTTGCTCAGCTCGTGCAGGATGTCGGAGGCCGGGGTGATCGGGTAGGCGCCCAGGAACAGCGGCAGCTTGGACCGTACGCTCGCCGCCACCAGGCCCAGCGCGAGCGCCTGGTTGCCGGTGATGTTGCGATAGGTGCCCGGCTGCATGCGCGCGGGCTTGACCTCGTAGCGGACGGCGAAGTCCTCGGTCGTCTCGCCGAAGTTCCAACCGGCCTGGAAGGCGGCCTTGTTCGCCGCGACCAGGTCGGGGCGCTTGGCGAACTTCGACTCCAGGAACCGCAGCGTCGACTCGAACGGGCGCGAGTACATCCAGCTCAGCAGGCCGAGCGCGAACATGTTCTTCGCGCGTTCGGCGTCCTTCTTGGCCACGCCCAGCTCGGCCAGCGCGCCGACTGTCATCGAGGTCAGGGCGACCGGGTGCAGGGCATAGCCGGCCAGCGAGCCGTCCTCGAGCGGGCTCACCGCGTAACCGACCTTGGCCAGGTTGCGCTTGGTGAACTCGTCGGTGTTGACGATGATGTCGGCGCCGGGCGGCAGGTCGGACAGGTTGGCCTTGAGCGCGGCCGGATTCATCGCGACCAGCACGTTCGGCGAGTCGCCGGGGGTGAGGATGTCGTAGTCGGCGAAGTGCACCTGGAAGCTCGACACGCCCGGCAGGGTGCCCGCGGGCGCCCGGATCTCGGCCGGGAAGTTCGGCAGGGTGGAGATGTCGTTGCCCAGCTGGGCGGTTTCCGAGGTGAATCGGTCACCGGTCAGCTGCATGCCGTCGCCCGAGTCGCCGGCGAACCGGATGACCACCCGATCCAGTTGTTCGACTCGCTTCGCTCCAGCGGAAGCGGACACGTTCGCAACCTCCCATGTGCCGACCGGCGGGATGAGCACGACTGTGGGCCGGCCCGCGATAGTCATCTCCAGCCTACGTCGCCGGTCCTTACACGGCCCGGCCCAGGCCGTTGACCACAGTAGCCAGGTCCGGCACAGCGGAACCACTGGAGTCCACTATCCGGCTACGCTGACGGATCGTGGACGGGTATCTGGGGTCGTACGCCACGCTCGGCTTGGTCGCGGCGGCCGGCGTGCTCGTCTTCGTGGGCGCCTTCGGGGCCAACAAGCTGCTCAAGCCGTCCGCCCCGGCCGAGCCGGCGGGCAAGTTCGTGGCCTACGAGAGCGGCATCGACCCGGTCGGGGGCGACTGGGCGCAGGCCCAGATCCGCTACTACGTGTACGCGTACCTCTATGTGCTTTTCGCCGTGGAGGCCGTTTTTCTCTTCCCGTGGGCGGTTGTCTTCGACCTTCCGGGTTTCGGCTGGGCCACGGTGGCCGAGATGGGGGTCTTCGTCGCGGTCCTCGCCCTCGGCATCCTCTACGCCTGGCGCAAAAAGATCCTGACCTGGACCTGAGTCCCGGCAGCCGGGCGAGTCGGGGTGGCGGGCTCGCCACGCGCTGCGCGGCATGCCAACATCGTGCGCATGGGCCAGCTTTTCCTCTTCATCGTCGTGGCACTGGTCGTCGCGGCGATCGTGTTCGGCGTGACCGTGATGATCGGTGGCGGCGACAACGCATTGACGCCCGTCGAGCCGGACGGGGCGGCCGTGCCGTTGCCGAGCGACCGGCCGCTCGGTGAGGAGGACATCGTCCGCACGAAGTTCGACACGGCCTGGCGCGGTTACCGCATGTCCCAGGTCGACCAGGCCCTGCAGCGCGCCGCGTATGACATCGGTTACAAGGGCGAGCTGATCGGCGTGCTCGAGGCCGAGGTCGCCGCGCTGCGCGAGGGGCGGACGGCCGACGCCGACGTGCTGCGGCGCGCCCGTGAGGCGGCGATCGCCCCGTCCGAGGCCGCCACGGCGCCCGCCCCCAGCTCCGACCCCCAGGTCACCGTCACCCCGGCCGATCCCGAGCCGCTGCCCGTCGCGGACGACACCCCGGCGCCGGCGCGCACCGAGCCGGCCGAGACCAAGTGAGCGCGTCCGATCCCGTCGACGGGTTGGGTGACGCCGTTCGCCCCGGCTCCGGCGAGGTGACCGCCACGGTCATCGTCAACGCGCCCGCCCAGCGTGTCTTCGACGCCTTCCTGAGCTGGGAAAAGCAGTCTCAGTGGGTGCCCTTCACCACATTCCGGGTGGTCCGGGGCGACGGTGGCGAGGGCAGTCTGGTCGAGGCGATCACCACGCTCGGCCCGGCGGCGCTGCGCGACGAGATGCGGGTGGTCAAGGTCAACCCCCCGTACGAGGTGAGGGTTGTGCACTGCGGCAAGGTGCTGCGGGGGCCCGGCACGATGCGCTGCACGGCCATGTCGGGCGATCGCACCCAGGTGGTGCTGCACGAGTGGTTCCACCTGCCCGCCGGCCCGGTCGGCAAGCTGGCCTGGCCGGTGCTGTGGCCCGGATCGAAGCTGAGCTTCACCGGCGCCCTCAGGAAGTTCGGGCGGCTCGTCGAAGAGGGCAAGCTGCCGTAGTTCTGTCGTACGTCGCCTCTACGGTGTTCGCCATGACTGACACCGCAGGGCTCGTGATCGGTGCCGACGGCCGGGCCCGCTGCTTCTGGGGCGGCAGCACGCCCGACTACTTGCCCTATCACGACTCCGAGTGGGGTCGTCCGGTGCGCGGTGACGACGCCCTGTTCGAGCGGATGACTCTCGAGGCGTTCCAGTCCGGCCTGTCCTGGATCACCATCCTGCGCAAACGGCCGGCGTTCCGGGCCGCGTTCGCCGGGTTCTCGATCGAGAAGGTCGCCGCGTTCACCGACGACGACGCCACCCGCCTGATGGCCGACCCCGGCATCGTCCGCAACCGCATGAAGGTCGACGCCGCGCTGGCCAACGCCCGCGTGGCGGCCGAGCTGCCGGGCGGACTCGACGCCCTGCTCTGGTCCTACGCGCCCGACCCGAAACCGCCCCGCCCGGCCACCCGCGCCGACGTGCCGGCCATCACGCCCGAGTCCACGGCGATGGCCAAAGACCTCAAGAAACGGGGCTTCCGATTCGTCGGGCCCACCACGGCGTACGCGTTGATGCAGGCCACCGGCATGGTCGACGACCATCTGGCGGGCTGTTGGGTCCCAGCGATCGGTCCCGCCCCGGCCACGTGATGAGATGGAAGCATGGCTCAGTGGGCGGTGATCATTCCGGCGGAACAATGGGCGACCGAGCGGCTCTTCCACCACGACACGGTGACGGTGCCGGGCGGTGCGGGTCCGATCGGCCCCGACGACGAGGTGCTGCTCGTCGCCGGCCATGAGGTGGTGGCGCTCACGCAGGCCGTGCCGGGCGAGCAGGACGACCTGGTCCTGGCCTACCTGCGCCGTGCCTTCGACGAGCCGGCGACGGCGGCCGGGCTGCGGCTCGACGACGACGTCCGGATCGCTCCGGTCGACCCCGAGCTGTTCCGGCGCCTGGCCGCCGCGATCGGTGGGGCCGCAGTCGGCGACAAGAAGGCGTGGTTCGTCAGCGTCGCGCTGCCGATCGAGGCGGCCACCCCGGCCGAGGCGGTCCGCCAGTTCTGGTCGCACGTGCTCGAGCTGGGCCCGGCCGAGCTGCCGACCTACGTGTGGCCTTCCGGCAACGAGCTCGCCATGCAGGCCTTCGTCCTGGGTGCCGAAGCCAACCAGGACCCCGAAGAAGACGACGACGAGGACGAGGACCAGGACTGAGTAATCCCGGAGCCGCGGAGCGGTGACCAGAGGCTCAGAACACAATATGACGGTTTTGGGATCTCACATACATCGATGTTGATGCATACGCTCCTCCCCAATCGCGTCCTACCGGGCGCGCTCGTGGTGGGAGGACCGAATGGTCAAGTGGCGGATTCTCGTGAGCACGGCAGTGGCCGCGCTCACCGTGGCGGCGTGGGGCACGACCGCCGAGGCAGCGCCGACCGCGCCGCCCGGCGACGGTGTCGTCAGCCCGTCGGTGGTCGGCGGCAGCCAGGCCACGCAGGGCGAGTTCCCGTGGATGGTGCGCCTGTCGATGGGCTGCGGCGGCGCGCTGTACAGCCCGACCCTGGTGCTCACGGCCGCGCACTGCGTGAGCCGTACGGGCGCCAACTCGTCGATCACGGCCACGCTCGGGGTCGTCGACCTGCAGTCGAGCAGCCGGATCACCCGCACCTCGAACTACGTCTACCGCGCGCCCGGCTACAACGGCAACGGCGACGACTGGGCCTTCATCCGCCTGTCCAGCCCGGTCACGACGCTGGCCACGCTGCCGATCGCGACCAGCACGGCGTACGACTCGGGCACCTTCACGGTCGCCGGCTGGGGCGCGAACCGTGAGGGCGGGGCACAGCAGCGTTACCTGCTCAAGGCCAACGTGCCGTTCGTCAGCGACGCCACCTGCAACTCGTCCTCGATGTACGGCGGCGAGGTGATCGCGGCCGAGGAGATCTGCGCCGGTTACACCTCCGGCGGCACCGACACCTGCCAGGGCGACTCCGGCGGCCCCATGTTCCGCCGCGACGCGAGCAACGCCTGGGTGCAGGTCGGGATCGTGAGCTGGGGGTACGGGTGCGCCCGGCCCAACAAGCCCGGCGTCTACACCCAGGTCAGCTACTTCTCGTCCGCCATCCGCAGCGCCGCCTCAAGCCTGGGCGGCTGACCGTTCACCTGGACGCCGGGAACACACCGTTCCCGGCGTCCGGGTGTTTCACCGGCCCTCGAAGGACGGCTTCTGCTTGTTGACGAAGGCGTCGACGGCGGCCTTGTGGTCGGCCGTGGCGCCGCAGATGGCCTGCGCCTGGGCCTCGGCCGCCAGCGCGTCGGACAGCGTGCCCGCGTCGCCGATCGAGAGTTCGCGCTTGATCGCCCCGTAGGCGACCGTCGGCCCGGCCGCGAGACGCGAGGCCAGTTCCTGGGCGGCCGGCAGCACCTGCTCGTCGTCCTCGGTCAGACGCGAGAGCAGACCCATCTCGTACGACCTCTGGGCGCGCACCGGCTCGGCCAGCAGCAGCAGTTCCAGCGCCCGGGCGTGCCCCACGATCCGGGGCAGCGACCACGAGACCCCGCTGTCGCCGGCCAGCCCGACGTTGGCGAACGCCATCAGGAAGCTGGTCTTGGGCCCGCCGATCCGGAAGTCGGCCAGCAGCGCGAACGACGCCCCGGCCCCGGCCGCCATGCCCCGCACCGCGGCCACCACGGGCTTGGGCATGCTGGCGAGCCGCTGGGCGATCGGGTTGTAGTGCACCCGTACGGTGTCCAGGTCGGTGGCTCCCGACTCCAGCTGCGCCGCGTGTTCGCGCAGATCCTGCCCGACGCAGAACGCCGTGCCCGCCCCGGCCAGCACGATCGCCCGGCACGACTTGTCGGTCTCGAGCGAGGCCAGCGTGTCGCGCAGGGCCTCCTTGAGCTCGACGGTGAGGGCGTTCATCGCGTCGGGCCGGTTGAGCGTGAGCGTGACGACCGCGCCGGTGCGGTCGACGAGAAGAGGCTCAGTCCTCAGCCCTGTCATGGTCGGCGGGTGGGGTGGTTGGACGGCGGTCATGTGTCTGAGAATCCCACACGTCCTCGCGACACCGACTGCAGGCATCGCTCGACGTAGCGGTCCGCCGCCGGCCTCAGGCGGGTCGCGTGGCGGTCGAAGAAGCCGGCCGCGCTCGTGCCGGGCCAGCGCGCCGGCAGCAGCGTGGCGGGCAGCTGAGGGTCGCGGAACAGGAACGAGCGCCACGCGTGCACCAGGTGGAAGCGGGCCGCGTACGCC from Paractinoplanes brasiliensis encodes the following:
- a CDS encoding 2-oxoacid:acceptor oxidoreductase subunit alpha, yielding MSASAGAKRVEQLDRVVIRFAGDSGDGMQLTGDRFTSETAQLGNDISTLPNFPAEIRAPAGTLPGVSSFQVHFADYDILTPGDSPNVLVAMNPAALKANLSDLPPGADIIVNTDEFTKRNLAKVGYAVSPLEDGSLAGYALHPVALTSMTVGALAELGVAKKDAERAKNMFALGLLSWMYSRPFESTLRFLESKFAKRPDLVAANKAAFQAGWNFGETTEDFAVRYEVKPARMQPGTYRNITGNQALALGLVAASVRSKLPLFLGAYPITPASDILHELSKHKKFGITTMQAEDEIAAIGAALGASYGGALGVTTTSGPGVALKGETISLAIALELPLVIVDVQRAGPSTGMPTKTEQADLNMALHGRHGEAPLAVIAPKSPSDCFHAAIEAARIALKYRTPVILLSDNYVANGSEPWLLPSSDELPDISVEFTTEANGEDGRFLPYLRDPETMARPWAIPGTPGLEHRIGGLEKADKTGDISYDPANHEHMVRTRAARIEAIEVPDVEVEDADENARVLVLGWGSTYGPIGAACRALRQRGLPIAQAHLRHLAPLPANLGEVLAAYDKVVVPEMNLGQLAHVIRAKYLIDAVPFNQISGLPFTAATLENMLEDVVKNG
- the ndhC gene encoding NADH-quinone oxidoreductase subunit A; the protein is MDGYLGSYATLGLVAAAGVLVFVGAFGANKLLKPSAPAEPAGKFVAYESGIDPVGGDWAQAQIRYYVYAYLYVLFAVEAVFLFPWAVVFDLPGFGWATVAEMGVFVAVLALGILYAWRKKILTWT
- a CDS encoding DivIVA domain-containing protein — encoded protein: MGQLFLFIVVALVVAAIVFGVTVMIGGGDNALTPVEPDGAAVPLPSDRPLGEEDIVRTKFDTAWRGYRMSQVDQALQRAAYDIGYKGELIGVLEAEVAALREGRTADADVLRRAREAAIAPSEAATAPAPSSDPQVTVTPADPEPLPVADDTPAPARTEPAETK
- a CDS encoding SRPBCC family protein, producing MSASDPVDGLGDAVRPGSGEVTATVIVNAPAQRVFDAFLSWEKQSQWVPFTTFRVVRGDGGEGSLVEAITTLGPAALRDEMRVVKVNPPYEVRVVHCGKVLRGPGTMRCTAMSGDRTQVVLHEWFHLPAGPVGKLAWPVLWPGSKLSFTGALRKFGRLVEEGKLP
- a CDS encoding DNA-3-methyladenine glycosylase I, translating into MTDTAGLVIGADGRARCFWGGSTPDYLPYHDSEWGRPVRGDDALFERMTLEAFQSGLSWITILRKRPAFRAAFAGFSIEKVAAFTDDDATRLMADPGIVRNRMKVDAALANARVAAELPGGLDALLWSYAPDPKPPRPATRADVPAITPESTAMAKDLKKRGFRFVGPTTAYALMQATGMVDDHLAGCWVPAIGPAPAT
- a CDS encoding S1 family peptidase, whose translation is MVKWRILVSTAVAALTVAAWGTTAEAAPTAPPGDGVVSPSVVGGSQATQGEFPWMVRLSMGCGGALYSPTLVLTAAHCVSRTGANSSITATLGVVDLQSSSRITRTSNYVYRAPGYNGNGDDWAFIRLSSPVTTLATLPIATSTAYDSGTFTVAGWGANREGGAQQRYLLKANVPFVSDATCNSSSMYGGEVIAAEEICAGYTSGGTDTCQGDSGGPMFRRDASNAWVQVGIVSWGYGCARPNKPGVYTQVSYFSSAIRSAASSLGG
- a CDS encoding enoyl-CoA hydratase-related protein; the protein is MTGLRTEPLLVDRTGAVVTLTLNRPDAMNALTVELKEALRDTLASLETDKSCRAIVLAGAGTAFCVGQDLREHAAQLESGATDLDTVRVHYNPIAQRLASMPKPVVAAVRGMAAGAGASFALLADFRIGGPKTSFLMAFANVGLAGDSGVSWSLPRIVGHARALELLLLAEPVRAQRSYEMGLLSRLTEDDEQVLPAAQELASRLAAGPTVAYGAIKRELSIGDAGTLSDALAAEAQAQAICGATADHKAAVDAFVNKQKPSFEGR